A section of the Malus sylvestris chromosome 17, drMalSylv7.2, whole genome shotgun sequence genome encodes:
- the LOC126611126 gene encoding protein NPG1-like codes for MESGEYEEGTVVEFSANGNSMKATEVQAKLDEGNIQEAESSLREGLSLNFEEARALLGKLEYQRGNLEGALRVFDGIDLQAAIGRLQPNLAEKTPSKKGRTRSDSQHTVSQHAATLILDAIYLKAKSLQKLGRLKEAANECNNVLDAVEKIFHQGIPDAQVDGRLQETVSQAVELLPELWKQSGHPQEAISAYRRALLSQWNLDNDCCARIQKGFAVFLLYSGVEAGPPSLGAQVEGSYVPKNNLEEAILLLMILLRKLSLGKTKWDPSLMEHLTFALSLCNQTFVLAKQLEEIMPGVYHRVDRWNSLALCYSGAGQNEEALNLLRKSLHKHERPDELMALLLAAKICSEDSHVAAEGVGYAQRAISNAQGLDEHLRGVGLRLLGLSLGKQAKVSSSDFERSRLQSEALKSLNEAIILEPNNSDLAFELGIHYAEHRNLNTALRYAKQFIDQTGGSLIKGWRLLALVLSAQQRFSEAHVVTDATLDETAKWEQGPLLRLKAKLKISQSLPMDAIETYRNLLALVQAQRKSFGPLRMSPQAEDDKVNEFEVWHGLSDLYSSLSYWKDAEICLSKARELKQHSAETLHIEGVIFEGQGQIQEALATYIDGLLLEPCYVPCKILIAALLSKMGSTALPVARSLLSDALRIDPSNRRAWYYLGMIHRDDGRIGDAIDCFQAASMLEESDPVESFSSVL; via the exons ATGGAGTCTGGCGAGTATGAGGAAGGCACGGTAGTTGAATTCTCTGCAAATGGGAATTCCATGAAAGCAACAGAGGTTCAGGCAAAGCTTGATGAAGGAAACATTCAGGAGGCAGAATCTTCGTTACGAGAAGGGCTATCACTCAATTTTGAG GAAGCAAGAGCCCTTCTTGGAAAGCTGGAGTATCAAAGAGGTAACCTAGAAGGTGCACTTCGTGTGTTTGATGGCATTGATCTTCAAGCTGCCATAGGGCGATTGCAACCTAATCTTGCTGAGAAAACACCTTCTAAGAAGGGCCGAACTCGTTCTGACTCACAGCATACAGTCTCACAGCATGCTGCTACTCTCATTCTTGATGCCATATACTTAAAAGCCAAGTCTCTACAAAAGCTTGGGAGATTAAAAG AAGCTGCTAATGAATGCAACAATGTGCTTGATGCTGTGGAAAAAATATTCCATCAGGGCATACCTGATGCACAAGTAGATGGTAGATTACAAGAGACAGTCAGCCAAGCTGTGGAGCTTCTTCCTGAGCTTTGGAAGCAATCTGGCCACCCTCAAGAAGCAATATCTGCTTATAGACGTGCCCTACTTAGTCAATGGAACCTTGACAATGACTGCTGTGCAAGAATTCAGAAAGGATTTGCTGTGTTTTTGCTGTACAGTGGAGTAGAGGCTGGTCCACCCAGTTTAGGTGCTCAGGTTGAAGGCTCATATGTCCCTAAAAATAACCTGGAGGAGGCTATTCTGCTTTTGATGATCCTTTTGAGAAAATTATCCCTAGGTAAAACCAAATGGGATCCATCATTGATGGaacatctaacatttgctttaTCTTTATGCAACCAAACTTTTGTTTTAGCAAAGCAACTTGAAGAAATCATGCCTGGAGTATATCACCGTGTTGATCGTTGGAATTCTTTAGCCCTTTGTTATAGTGGAGCAGGCCAGAACGAAGAGGCGTTGAACCTATTAAGGAAGTCTTTGCACAAACATGAACGACCAGATGAACTCATGGCATTGTTATTAGCCGCCAAAATCTGCAGTGAGGATTCCCACGTTGCAGCTGAGGGAGTGGGATATGCACAAAGGGCTATTAGCAATGCTCAGGGGTTGGATGAACATTTAAGGGGTGTAGGACTTCGCTTGTTGGGTCTTTCTTTGGGGAAGCAAGCTAAAGTTTCTTCTTCTGACTTTGAGAGGTCTCGTCTTCAGTCTGAAGCACTGAAATCACTAAATGAGGCGATTATTTTGGAGCCGAACAATTCAGATTTGGCCTTCGAGTTGGGAATTCACTACGCAGAGCACCGGAATCTGAATACGGCTTTGCGCTATGCAAAACAGTTCATTGATCAAACAGGGGGCTCCCTGATAAAAGGTTGGAGGTTGCTTGCTCTTGTTTTGTCTGCTCAACAGCGATTTTCAGAAGCTCATGTGGTCACTGATGCTACTTTGGATGAGACCGCAAAATGGGAACAAGGGCCACTTCTCAGGCTTAAAGCAAAGCTAAAAATTTCCCAATCATTACCCATGGATGCAATTGAAACTTATCGTAACCTTCTTGCTTTGGTTCAAGCCCAAAGGAAATCTTTTGGACCTCTCAGAATGAGTCCTCAG GCTGAGGATGATAAAGTCAATGAATTTGAAGTTTGGCATGGATTGTCAGACTTGTACTCTAGCCTTTCGTATTGGAAGGATGCAGAAATATGTTTGAGTAAAGCCAGAGAGCTGAAGCAGCACTCTGCAGAAACGCTGCACATAGAAG GTGTCATCTTTGAAGGACAGGGGCAAATTCAAGAAGCTCTAGCCACTTATATCGATGGTCTTCTGCTGGAACCCTGTTATGTTCCTTGCAAGATTTTGATTGCCGCTCTTCTGTCAAAGATGGGATCAACAGCATTGCCTGTGGCAAGGAGCTTACTCTCGGATGCATTAAGGATCGATCCTAGCAATCGAAGGGCTTGGTATTATTTGGGAATGATTCACAGAGATGATGGACGAATTGGGGATGCCATAGACTGCTTCCAGGCAGCTTCCATGCTTGAAGAATCGGATCCAGTTGAAAGCTTCAGCTCTGTTCTCTGA
- the LOC126611129 gene encoding polyamine oxidase 2-like isoform X2, translating into MASGSKSNPQLRRALCSNGEKRQPSSATAPSPSVIVIGGGMAGISAARALHDASIQVVLLESRDRLGGRVCTDYSFGFPIDLGASWLHGVCKENPLAPLIGRLGLPLYRTSEDNSVLYDHDLESYALFDMDGNQVPQDLVTKVGEVFENILKEANAVRQEFSEDMSITRAFSIVFERKPELRLEGVAHKVLQWYLCRMEGWFAADADTISLKCWDQEELLPGGHGLMVRGYLPVINTLAKGLDIRLSHRVTKITRRYNGVKVTVEDGRTFVADAAVVAVPLGVLKAKSITFEPKLPDWKEAAIEDLGVGIENKIVLHFEKVFWPNVEFLGVVADTSYCCSYFLNLHKATGHSVLVYMPAGQLAKDIEKMSDEEAANFAFTQLKKILPDASTPIQHLVSHWGSDVDTLGSYSYDIVGKPHDLYEKLRVPVDTLFFAGEATSVDFPGSVHGAFATGVMAAEDCRMRVLERYGELDLFEPVMGEEAISIPLLISRL; encoded by the exons ATGGCGTCTGGAAGCAAGAGTAATCCTCAATTGCGCAGAG CTCTTTGCTCAAATGGTGAGAAGAGGCAGCCATCGAGTGCGACGGCGCCGTCCCCATCTGTAATAGTGATAGGTGGCGGTATGGCGGGCATTTCAGCTGCTCGGGCTCTACATGATGCATCAATTCAG GTTGTGCTGTTGGAGTCTCGAGACAGGCTGGGCGGTCGAGTTTGCACCGATTACTCGTTTGGTTTCCCTATTGACTTGGGTGCATCATG GTTGCATGGAGTATGCAAAGAGAATCCATTGGCACCATTGATTGGAAGATTGGGGTTACCCTTGTACCGTACGAGTGAGGATAACTCTGTCTTGTATGACCATGACTTGGAAAG CTATGCACTCTTTGATATGGATGGGAATCAAGTTCCTCAAGATTTGGTCACAAAAGTTGGTGAAGTATTTGAGAACATTTTGAAAGAGGCAA ACGCAGTAAGACAGGAATTTAGTGAGGACATGTCCATCACCCGTGCTTTCTCAATTGTTTTTGAAAGGAAACCGGAATTAAG GTTGGAGGGAGTTGCGCATAAGGTACTGCAGTGGTATTTGTGCAGAATGGAAGGATGGTTTGCTGCTGATGCGGATACAATTTCACTTAAATGCTGGGATCAG GAAGAACTGCTCCCTGGTGGCCATGGTCTAATGGTCAGGGGTTACCTCCCTGTTATTAACACCCTAGCCAAAGGTCTTGACATACGCTTGAGCCACAG GGTCACAAAAATAACAAGGCGATATAATGGGGTGAAGGTAACAGTAGAGGATGGGAGAACATTTGTTGCAGATGCTGCTGTTGTTGCTGTTCCTCTTGGTGTGCTTAAAGCAAAGAGCATAACATTTGAGCCGAAGCTACCTGATTGGAAGGAAGCAGCCATTGAAGACCTCGGAGTGGGAATAGAGAATAAAATTGTATTGCACTTTGAAAAGGTGTTTTGGCCAAACGTGGAGTTTTTAGGAGTGGTTGCTGACACATCTTATTGCTGCAGCTACTTTCTAAATCTTCACAAGGCAACTGGTCACTCTGTGCTTGTTTATATGCCTGCAGGGCAGCTGGCTAAAGACATAGAGAAAATGTCTGATGAAGAGGCTGCTAATTTTGCTTTTACACAACTAAAGAAGATCCTTCCTGATGCTTCTACTCCG ATTCAGCATCTTGTTTCTCATTGGGGCAGTGACGTTGACACACTTGGGTCCTATAGCTACGACATAGTTGGAAAACCACATGATCTGTACGAGAAGCTTAGGGTCCCAGTAGATACCCTATTTTTTGCTGGGGAGGCAACAAGTGTGGACTTCCCAGGCTCAGTGCATGGTGCATTCGCAACTGGAGTAATGGCTGCTGAAGACTGCAGAATGCGCGTTCTTGAGCGTTATGGGGAGTTGGATTTATTCGAGCCAGTCATGGGTGAGGAGGCCATATCCATTCCGCTTCTGATCTCCCGCCTGTAA
- the LOC126611121 gene encoding wall-associated receptor kinase-like 8, whose amino-acid sequence MKMVVQIFQMVLLLWQMSSALAQSQSLALPVALPDCQAQCGSVTIPYPFGIGPNCYLDEWFSISCNDTNNPSKPFLNSTKLEVLNVSMELGTVRVNYPAKSTCGDMSSAYVMSLEGGPFVFSQSNNGFTAVGCNNLARMTMNGSTIGGCLSLCRSGSTADGSSSTCNGIDCCQTTIPSDLQVFNTTIESVETGERTEGCKYAFLVDRQWFENKGLRKASDVQNMDYFPVVLEWGIDRRSYDSLATNKSTTFNSSTRCENTTFFSNQNSVVRCFCKGGYRGNPYLPDGCQDIDECADPQMNPCLLKNLGNTCFCENSLGSYAAYIYGPPEKKKSAVKPVVIGVGASLGLLLLLAAAWWLYKVVKKRNDTKRREKFFKQNGGLLIKEQLSSGEVNVEKIKIFDPKELEKATDHFNVNRILGQGGQGTVYKGMLTDGRLVAVKKSKVIDEGKLRPFINEIVILSQLNHRNVVKLFGCCLETNVPLLVYEYVPNGTLFEYIHEDNEEFPLLWDMRLRIAIEVAGALFYLHSSASIPIYHRDIKSTNILLDDKYRAKVADFGTSRSISIDQTHVTTLVQGTFGYLDPEYFQSSQFTEKSDVYSFGVVLVELLTSQKPISFTRSEEGRSLATYFILKMEEKRLFDIVDDRITKEGSKERIEAVACLARRCLDLNGKRRPTMKEVAMELEGIKKSVKGSNVQQNLEEVEYVPNEVTDPWDIVSTSTSSMVDSSTASSTDRLLLSSSKLR is encoded by the exons atgaaaatGGTGGTACAAATTTTTCAGATGGTTTTGTTGTTGTGGCAAATGAGTAGTGCATTGGCACAATCACAGTCTCTAGCATTGCCTGTAGCATTGCCTGATTGCCAAGCACAGTGTGGGAGTGTTACGATTCCATACCCTTTTGGAATTGGACCCAACTGCTACCTTGATGAATGGTTTTCGATATCCTGCAATGATACTAACAATCCTTCCAAGCCTTTCTTAAATAGCACCAAACTTGAAGTTCTGAATGTATCGATGGAACTAGGCACAGTTCGTGTCAACTATCCTGCAAAGTCAACGTGTGGTGATATGAGCAGTGCCTATGTGATGAGCTTGGAAGGAGGCCCTTTTGTTTTCTCCCAATCCAACAATGGATTCACTGCTGTCGGATGCAACAACTTGGCTCGGATGACAATGAACGGTTCGACTATTGGCGGGTGCTTATCTTTGTGCCGAAGTGGTTCAACTGCAGATGGTAGTAGTAGTACCTGCAATGGGATTGACTGCTGCCAGACAACAATCCCTTCGGATCTTCAGGTGTTCAATACAACTATAGAGAGCGTGGAAACCGGGGAACGCACAGAGGGATGCAAGTATGCATTCTTAGTAGACCGACAATGGTTTGAGAACAAAGGACTAAGAAAAGCCTCAGACGTACAAAACATGGACTACTTTCCTGTGGTGCTGGAGTGGGGGATAGATAGACGGTCATATGACTCGCTTGCAACGAATAAATCAACAACTTTCAACAGTTCAACTCGGTGTGAAAATACCACCTTTTTTAGTAACCAGAACTCCGTGGTTCGATGCTTTTGCAAAGGGGGATACAGAGGAAATCCGTATCTTCCTGATGGATGCCAAG ATATTGATGAATGTGCGGATCCACAGATGAACCCTTGTTTGCTAAAAAATCTTGGAAATACGTGTTTCTGTGAAAATTCTCTTGGGAGTTATGCAGCTTACATTTACGGTCCTCCTGAAAAGAAGAAATCTGCAGTGAAACCAGTGGTTATAG GTGTTGGTGCAAGCTTGGGGCTATTACTCCTTCTTGCTGCTGCGTGGTGGTTATACAAGGTAGTGAAGAAAAGAAATGACACTAAACGCCGAGAGAAGTTCTTCAAACAAAACGGTGGCTTATTAATCAAAGAACAATTGAGCTCCGGTGAAGTCAAtgttgagaaaataaaaatatttgatcCAAAGGAGCTAGAGAAGGCCACAGATCATTTTAATGTGAACAGAATACTTGGTCAGGGAGGCCAAGGTACCGTTTACAAAGGAATGTTGACAGATGGAAGACTTGTTGCAGTGAAAAAGTCGAAGGTGATTGATGAAGGGAAACTCAGGCCTTTCATTAACGAGATTGTCATTCTTTCACAACTTAACCACAGGAATGTGGTTAAGCTATTCGGGTGTTGTTTGGAGACAAATGTTCCTCTACTGGTGTATGAATATGTTCCCAATGGTACCCTTTTCGAGTATATCCACGAAGATAATGAAGAGTTTCCTCTTCTGTGGGATATGCGCTTGAGAATTGCCATTGAGGTCGCTGGAGCTCTTTTCTACCTGCACTCATCAGCTTCCATTCCCATTTATCATCGTGATATTAAATCCACAAACATACTTTTAGATGACAAGTACAGAGCAAAAGTAGCTGATTTTGGAACTTCAAGATCAATTTCCATCGATCAAACTCATGTAACCACACTAGTACAAGGCACTTTTGGATACTTGGATCCGGAGTACTTCCAGTCAAGCCAATTCACTGAAAAGAGCGATGTTTATAGCTTCGGAGTAGTCCTCGTTGAGCTCTTGACGAGTCAAAAACCAATTTCATTCACAAGATCGGAAGAAGGCAGAAGTCTAGCCACATACTTCATTCTTAAAATGGAAGAGAAACGTCTATTTGATATCGTTGATGATCGGATTACGAAGGAGGGAAGTAAAGAACGGATTGAGGCAGTTGCTTGCCTTGCAAGAAGATGCTTGGACTTGAATGGAAAGAGACGTCCCACGATGAAAGAAGTTGCAATGGAGCTGGAAGGGATTAAAAAATCAGTTAAAGGTTCTAATGTGCAGCAAAATCTTGAAGAAGTTGAATATGTTCCAAATGAAGTGACTGATCCTTGGGATATTGTTTCTACATCAACAAGTTCAATGGTGGACAGTAGTACTGCTTCATCAACTGATCGGCTTCTGCTATCGTCGTCCAAATTACGATGA
- the LOC126611129 gene encoding polyamine oxidase 2-like isoform X1, giving the protein MASGSKSNPQLRRALCSNGEKRQPSSATAPSPSVIVIGGGMAGISAARALHDASIQVVLLESRDRLGGRVCTDYSFGFPIDLGASWLHGVCKENPLAPLIGRLGLPLYRTSEDNSVLYDHDLESYALFDMDGNQVPQDLVTKVGEVFENILKETDAVRQEFSEDMSITRAFSIVFERKPELRLEGVAHKVLQWYLCRMEGWFAADADTISLKCWDQEELLPGGHGLMVRGYLPVINTLAKGLDIRLSHRVTKITRRYNGVKVTVEDGRTFVADAAVVAVPLGVLKAKSITFEPKLPDWKEAAIEDLGVGIENKIVLHFEKVFWPNVEFLGVVADTSYCCSYFLNLHKATGHSVLVYMPAGQLAKDIEKMSDEEAANFAFTQLKKILPDASTPIQHLVSHWGSDVDTLGSYSYDIVGKPHDLYEKLRVPVDTLFFAGEATSVDFPGSVHGAFATGVMAAEDCRMRVLERYGELDLFEPVMGEEAISIPLLISRL; this is encoded by the exons ATGGCGTCTGGAAGCAAGAGTAATCCTCAATTGCGCAGAG CTCTTTGCTCAAATGGTGAGAAGAGGCAGCCATCGAGTGCGACGGCGCCGTCCCCATCTGTAATAGTGATAGGTGGCGGTATGGCGGGCATTTCAGCTGCTCGGGCTCTACATGATGCATCAATTCAG GTTGTGCTGTTGGAGTCTCGAGACAGGCTGGGCGGTCGAGTTTGCACCGATTACTCGTTTGGTTTCCCTATTGACTTGGGTGCATCATG GTTGCATGGAGTATGCAAAGAGAATCCATTGGCACCATTGATTGGAAGATTGGGGTTACCCTTGTACCGTACGAGTGAGGATAACTCTGTCTTGTATGACCATGACTTGGAAAG CTATGCACTCTTTGATATGGATGGGAATCAAGTTCCTCAAGATTTGGTCACAAAAGTTGGTGAAGTATTTGAGAACATTTTGAAAGAG ACAGACGCAGTAAGACAGGAATTTAGTGAGGACATGTCCATCACCCGTGCTTTCTCAATTGTTTTTGAAAGGAAACCGGAATTAAG GTTGGAGGGAGTTGCGCATAAGGTACTGCAGTGGTATTTGTGCAGAATGGAAGGATGGTTTGCTGCTGATGCGGATACAATTTCACTTAAATGCTGGGATCAG GAAGAACTGCTCCCTGGTGGCCATGGTCTAATGGTCAGGGGTTACCTCCCTGTTATTAACACCCTAGCCAAAGGTCTTGACATACGCTTGAGCCACAG GGTCACAAAAATAACAAGGCGATATAATGGGGTGAAGGTAACAGTAGAGGATGGGAGAACATTTGTTGCAGATGCTGCTGTTGTTGCTGTTCCTCTTGGTGTGCTTAAAGCAAAGAGCATAACATTTGAGCCGAAGCTACCTGATTGGAAGGAAGCAGCCATTGAAGACCTCGGAGTGGGAATAGAGAATAAAATTGTATTGCACTTTGAAAAGGTGTTTTGGCCAAACGTGGAGTTTTTAGGAGTGGTTGCTGACACATCTTATTGCTGCAGCTACTTTCTAAATCTTCACAAGGCAACTGGTCACTCTGTGCTTGTTTATATGCCTGCAGGGCAGCTGGCTAAAGACATAGAGAAAATGTCTGATGAAGAGGCTGCTAATTTTGCTTTTACACAACTAAAGAAGATCCTTCCTGATGCTTCTACTCCG ATTCAGCATCTTGTTTCTCATTGGGGCAGTGACGTTGACACACTTGGGTCCTATAGCTACGACATAGTTGGAAAACCACATGATCTGTACGAGAAGCTTAGGGTCCCAGTAGATACCCTATTTTTTGCTGGGGAGGCAACAAGTGTGGACTTCCCAGGCTCAGTGCATGGTGCATTCGCAACTGGAGTAATGGCTGCTGAAGACTGCAGAATGCGCGTTCTTGAGCGTTATGGGGAGTTGGATTTATTCGAGCCAGTCATGGGTGAGGAGGCCATATCCATTCCGCTTCTGATCTCCCGCCTGTAA
- the LOC126611128 gene encoding protein DETOXIFICATION 41-like, with translation MGTAEEYQPLLNGLDSHSRIPDLSSTAVEEFLEHKPVAVRWWLRLVAWESRLLWTLSGSSIIVSIFNYMLSFTTLMFCGHLSALELAGASIASVGIQGLAYGIMLGMASAVQTVCGQAYGARQYPAMGIICQRAIILHLGAAVLLTFLYWWSGPILIAIGQTEEIAEQGQVFARGIVPQLYAFAINCPQQRFLQAQNIVNPLAFMSFGVFLVHILLSWVVVYVADYGLTGAALTLSFSWWLLVIVYGIYIVVSPKCKETWTGFSGKAFWGIWPYFKLTVASAIMLCLEIWYSQGLVLISGLLANPTIALDSISICMNYLNWDMQFMLGLAAAASVRVSNELGAGHAKVAKFSVFVVNGTSILISIIFTAIILIFRVALSKLFTSDDEVVTAVSNLTPLLAISVFLNGIQPILSGVAIGSGWQAVVAYVNLTCYYIIGLPIGCVLGFKTSMGVAGIWWGLIIGVFLQTVTLIVLTARTNWTAEVEKAAERLKRSASAERLKRSASAEGLDLVTDI, from the exons ATGGGGACGGCAGAAGAGTACCAACCGCTACTTAACGGACTCGACTCACATTCCCGGATTCCTGACCTTTCGTCCACTGCCGTTGAAGAGTTCCTGGAGCACAAGCCCGTAGCAGTTCGGTGGTGGCTTAGGCTGGTGGCATGGGAGTCAAGGCTCTTATGGACTTTATCCGGCTCATCTATCATCGTCTCCATATTCAACTACATGCTCAGCTTTACcaccctcatgttttgtgggCATTTGAGTGCCTTGGAGCTTGCTGGTGCCTCTATTGCCAGTGTGGGAATTCAGGGTCTTGCTTATGGTATTATG TTGGGAATGGCAAGTGCTGTGCAAACAGTGTGTGGGCAAGCATATGGCGCCAGACAGTATCCAGCAATGGGAATCATATGCCAACGAGCAATCATCCTGCACTTGGGAGCAGCAGTCCTCCTAACATTTTTGTACTGGTGGTCAGGTCCAATCCTCATAGCCATTGGCCAAACAGAGGAAATAGCCGAGCAGGGACAAGTATTTGCCAGAGGAATAGTCCCACAGCTCTATGCATTTGCCATAAACTGCCCTCAGCAGAGGTTTCTCCAAGCACAAAACATTGTCAACCCTCTGGCTTTTATGTCGTTCGGGGTTTTCCTCGTCCACATTCTGCTCAGTTGGGTGGTGGTTTATGTGGCGGATTATGGGCTGACGGGGGCGGCTCTCACTCTGAGTTTCTCATGGTGGCTTCTTGTCATCGTATATGGGATTTACATTGTTGTCAGCCCCAAGTGTAAGGAGACTTGGACTGGCTTCTCTGGGAAGGCCTTTTGGGGCATTTGGCCTTACTTTAAGTTGACTGTTGCATCCGCTATCATGCTCTG TTTGGAGATTTGGTACAGCCAAGGGCTGGTGCTGATATCAGGGCTTCTCGCCAATCCTACGATTGCACTGGACTCCATTTCTATTTG CATGAACTACTTGAACTGGGACATGCAATTTATGTTAGGGCTAGCCGCGGCAGCCAGTGTTCGAGTCAGTAACGAGCTCGGTGCCGGCCATGCGAAGGTGGCCAAGTTTTCGGTGTTTGTAGTGAACGGGACGAGCATACTGATTAGCATAATCTTCACTGCGATTATATTGATATTCCGAGTCGCACTAAGCAAGCTTTTTACGAGCGACGACGAGGTTGTCACGGCAGTATCGAATTTAACCCCATTGCTGGCCATCTCTGTTTTCTTGAATGGCATTCAACCTATACTCTCAG GGGTGGCGATCGGAAGTGGATGGCAAGCTGTTGTGGCGTATGTTAACCTGACATGTTACTACATTATCGGTCTTCCAATCGGATGTGTTCTGGGCTTCAAAACCAGCATGGGAGTAGCA GGTATTTGGTGGGGTTTGATCATTGGAGTTTTTCTACAAACAGTAACTCTAATTGTTCTCACTGCAAGAACAAACTGGACTGCTGAG GTTGAAAAAGCGGCTGAACGATTGAAGAGATCTGCAAGTGCAGAACGATTGAAGAGATCTGCAAGTGCAGAAGGATTAGACTTGGTGACCGATATATGA